A part of Setaria viridis chromosome 8, Setaria_viridis_v4.0, whole genome shotgun sequence genomic DNA contains:
- the LOC117834188 gene encoding protein SINE1 codes for MGRSLSPLLRQELDNLDKDADSRRAAMKALKSYARHLDSKSIPHFLAEVSDTTAAGAAAAAGGGGGGGLAPGEFTISLYEVLARVHGRNIVPQIGNIMTTIMRTLSSSGGSFPLHQACSKVVPAIARYGIDPSAPDGEKAGIIASLCKPLCGALMGNQDGAAPGAALCLKALVESSNWRFASGEMVNEVCLKVAGAMHDRATRSNAHMGLAMALVKHNGLIAEAYARSIVRSGLQILDGDTAESSSQKRLSAIQMINFFMKFVDPRCLSSELGRVIEVMEQCQNDRMPFVRGAAFEASQSAKSIAAQKGSRHEVGTSPMVGSNFYKRREKSPCRGIWSAKGSPASSSVVTSSGQFRSPESHVVDSSIMNGSTLTESPVSVGQSSCNFDQSRRTNRRLWNNDGVDVSLKDGLFIQLCSNSKDYEDDLGEVCDSEVTDANFECTDTFAGFVSPSPNGAISRDRTPSPKAYDRPISIDDVKIYSTPRKLLRSLQSSYDSDSGSRDGQSTAKHSSLSSSDQELEESSEEVPSLDLDNKAEEMKDENETIDMQQNSNGRTETLPNEDKSGLSATEAENTSCNASPETECKENDVCITSSRKMKARKYRTKFTFLLSMIVIVLAVIAVLIRIDSYDDSVGLVPT; via the exons aTGGGCCGGAGCCTGAGCCCGCTGCTCCGGCAGGAGCTGGACAACCTCGACAAGGACGCCGacagccgccgcgccgccatgaAGGCGCTCAAGTCCTACGCCAGGCACCTCGACTCCAAGTCCATCCCGCACTTCCTCGCCGAGGTCTCCGACACAacggccgccggtgccgccgccgccgccggcggcggcggcggcggcgggctggcccCCGGAGAGTTCACCATCTCGCTCTACGAGGTCCTGGCCCGGGTGCACGGCCGCAACATCGTGCCGCAGATTGGCAACATCATGACCACCATCATGCGCACGCTCTCCTCGAGCGGGGGCTCATTCCCGCTCCACCAGGCGTGCTCCAAGGTGGTGCCCGCCATCGCGCGCTACGGCATCGACCCTTCCGCGCCCGACGGGGAGAAGGCTGGCATCATCGCCTCCCTCTGCAAGCCGCTCTGTGGCGCGCTGATGGGGAACCAGGACGGCGCCGCGCCGGGTGCGGCACTCTGCCTCAAGGCGCTCGTCGAATCCAGCAACTGGAGGTTCGCGTCCGGCGAGATGGTGAACGAGGTCTGCCTGAAGGTGGCTGGGGCGATGCACGACAGGGCGACGCGGTCCAACGCGCACATGGGCCTGGCGATGGCGCTGGTGAAGCACAACGGTCTGATTGCCGAGGCGTATGCTAGGTCCATTGTGCGGTCCGGGCTGCAGATTCTTGATGGGGATACGGCAGAGAGCAGTTCACAGAAGCGCCTCTCGGCGATTCAGATGATCAATTTCTTCATGAAGTTTGTTGATCCTAGATGCTTATCTTCAGAGCTTGGCAGGGTGATTGAAGTCATGGAGCAATGCCAGAATGACCGCATGCCATTTGTCCGTGGTGCTGCGTTTGAGGCATCACAGAGTGCGAAGAGCATCGCCGCGCAGAAGGGGTCAAGGCATGAGGTTGGCACAAGCCCAATGGTTGGCTCCAACTTTTacaagagaagagagaagagccCATGCAGGGGCATCTGGAGTGCCAAGGGCAGCCCTGCAAGCTCCAGCGTGGTTACTTCTTCAGGCCAGTTTCGATCCCCTGAATCACATGTTGTGGATTCATCCATCATGAATGGCAGTACACTCACTGAATCGCCAGTCTCAGTGGGGCAGTCCTCTTGCAACTTTGATCAGAGTCGGCGCACGAACAGGAGGTTGTGGAACAATGATGGTGTGGATGTTTCTCTGAAGGATGGCTTATTCATTCAACTCTGCTCAAACAGCAAGGACTATGAAGATGACTTGGGCGAGGTCTGTGACAGTGAGGTTACTGATGCTAACTTTGAGTGCACTGACACATTTGCAGGATTTGTGTCACCAAGCCCCAATGGTGCCATATCAAGAGACAGGACACCTAGTCCCAAG GCTTATGATAGGCCGATCAGTATTGATGATGTTAAGATATACTCAACACCAAGGAAGCTTCTTCGATCACTTCAGAGCTCATATGACTCTGACTCTGGTAGCCGTGACGGACAATCCACTGCAAAGCACAGCAGCTTGTCATCATCAGATCAGGAACTAGAGGAATCATCTGAAGAGGTGCCATCTCTGGATTTGGACAACAAGGCTGAAGAGATGAAGGATGAGAATGAAACCATTGATATGCAGCAGAACAGCAATGGTAGGACGGAGACACTGCCGAATGAAGATAAATCAGGACTGTCTGCTACTGAGGCTGAGAACACATCCTGCAATGCATCCCCTGAAACTGAATGCAAAGAGAATGATGTCTGCATTACAAGCAGCAGGAAGATGAAGGCCAGGAAGTACAGGACGAAATTCACTTTCCTTCTGAGCATGATTGTAATTGTCTTAGCAGTGATTGCTGTGTTAATTAGGATAGATAGCTATGATGATTCGGTGGGTCTTGTCCCCACTTG